In the Methylophilus sp. 5 genome, one interval contains:
- the aceF gene encoding dihydrolipoyllysine-residue acetyltransferase yields MSIKEVLVPDIGNFDSVDVIEVLVSVGDTVAKEDSLMTVESDKASMDIPSSLAGVVKEIHIKVGDKTKQGALILTLDTAAEAAPAEKVAPQPTATPVVATVTVDETKVAIPEPTRPVAQVPQVIQPQATPNPVAASSVASSGKLAHASPSVRKFARELGVSLSLVKASGPKNRIVQADVQAYVKGELSKPRSENMGSGLSTLPMPVIDFSQFGNIETKPLSRIKKLSGANLHRNWVTAPHVTQFDEADITDLEDFRKSMLVEAEKRGVKLTLLAFLMKAVVNALRTYPNFNASLSPEGDSLILKQYYNIGFACDTPDGLVVPVVRDVNQKDVMDIARDLADLSAKARERKLKVEEMQGGCFTISSLGGIGGTMFTPIINCPEVAILGVSRAAMQPVYNKDTGGFDPRLIMPLSLSYDHRVIDGADGARFTSHLRVMLSDVRRLLL; encoded by the coding sequence ATGTCTATCAAAGAAGTACTGGTGCCGGATATCGGCAACTTTGACAGCGTCGACGTCATTGAAGTCCTGGTCAGTGTGGGTGACACCGTGGCCAAAGAAGACTCACTGATGACGGTGGAGTCTGACAAAGCCTCTATGGACATCCCCTCGTCACTGGCCGGGGTCGTTAAAGAAATCCACATCAAAGTGGGTGACAAAACCAAACAGGGCGCACTGATTCTGACACTGGATACCGCGGCCGAAGCGGCACCTGCAGAAAAAGTAGCGCCACAGCCGACAGCAACACCGGTCGTGGCCACAGTCACCGTCGATGAAACCAAAGTTGCAATTCCTGAGCCGACACGCCCAGTGGCCCAAGTGCCGCAGGTGATTCAGCCGCAAGCCACCCCTAACCCGGTAGCGGCTAGCAGCGTGGCCAGCAGCGGCAAACTGGCGCACGCCAGCCCGTCAGTGCGCAAATTTGCACGTGAGTTAGGTGTGAGCTTATCGCTGGTAAAAGCCAGCGGCCCTAAAAATCGTATTGTGCAAGCAGATGTACAAGCCTATGTGAAAGGCGAGCTATCCAAGCCACGCTCTGAAAATATGGGCAGCGGCTTAAGCACCCTGCCGATGCCAGTGATTGATTTCAGCCAGTTTGGCAATATCGAAACCAAACCACTGTCACGCATCAAAAAATTGTCTGGTGCTAATTTGCACCGCAATTGGGTGACTGCACCGCACGTGACACAGTTTGATGAAGCCGACATTACCGACCTGGAAGACTTTAGAAAGTCGATGTTGGTCGAAGCCGAAAAACGTGGCGTGAAATTAACCTTGCTGGCTTTTCTCATGAAAGCCGTGGTCAATGCATTGCGCACTTACCCTAACTTTAACGCGTCACTGTCCCCAGAAGGCGATAGCTTAATCCTCAAGCAGTATTACAACATCGGCTTCGCCTGCGATACGCCAGACGGCCTGGTAGTGCCTGTGGTGCGGGATGTGAATCAGAAAGATGTGATGGACATCGCACGCGACCTGGCTGATTTGTCTGCCAAGGCCCGCGAGCGTAAGTTGAAGGTAGAAGAAATGCAAGGCGGCTGCTTTACGATTTCTAGCCTGGGCGGCATCGGCGGCACCATGTTCACACCTATCATCAACTGCCCTGAAGTCGCGATTTTAGGCGTCTCGCGCGCGGCCATGCAACCTGTGTATAACAAAGACACCGGCGGCTTTGACCCACGCCTGATCATGCCATTATCGCTCTCTTATGATCACCGCGTCATCGACGGCGCGGATGGCGCAAGATTCACCAGCCATCTGCGTGTGATGCTGAGTGATGTAAGAAGGTTGTTGCTGTAA
- a CDS encoding ATP-binding protein, with product MDPRVNPYAPGAGTQPPELAGRDEIIEKASIALDRFRAGLSARSLLLVGLRGVGKTVLLNRIAQDTEARGFVIVQIEAPEKRSLPALLIPSLRTALLKLDRVAAVGDKAKRALRALGGFVGAMKVKYEDIEFGVDLGNEPGIADSGDLERDLIDLFIEVGKAAKEKNTALVFFIDELQYVKEEQFASLITALHKCAQDQLPVALIGAGLPQLVGQAGRAKSYAERLFEYPEIGPLTKQDAEKALARPAAQHQVSFDTAALKEILVQTQSYPYFLQEWGKHSWHCATQSPITLDDVQAATELAVSELDASFFRVRFDRLTPSEKLYLRAMAELGPGPHRSGDIAHLLNKDVNKVAPTRATLINKGMVYSPAHGDNSFTVPLFDEYMKRVMHAF from the coding sequence ATGGATCCCAGAGTCAACCCTTATGCGCCTGGTGCAGGCACCCAACCTCCGGAACTCGCAGGGCGCGATGAAATTATTGAAAAAGCATCGATTGCCTTGGATCGATTCAGAGCGGGCTTGTCTGCCAGAAGCTTGTTACTGGTAGGCTTGCGTGGCGTGGGTAAAACCGTTCTCTTAAACCGCATTGCACAAGACACTGAAGCACGTGGATTTGTAATTGTGCAAATTGAAGCTCCGGAAAAACGGTCCTTGCCTGCCTTGCTTATTCCATCATTACGGACTGCATTATTGAAACTCGACAGAGTCGCCGCTGTTGGCGACAAAGCCAAACGCGCCTTACGGGCATTGGGCGGTTTTGTGGGCGCAATGAAAGTCAAGTATGAGGATATTGAATTTGGTGTAGATTTGGGGAATGAACCGGGCATTGCAGATTCAGGAGACCTGGAACGTGATTTGATAGACCTGTTTATTGAAGTAGGCAAAGCAGCCAAAGAAAAAAACACTGCGCTCGTTTTTTTTATTGATGAATTACAATATGTCAAAGAGGAACAATTTGCCTCATTGATCACAGCACTACACAAATGCGCCCAGGATCAATTACCAGTGGCCTTGATAGGCGCAGGCTTACCGCAACTGGTTGGGCAGGCAGGTCGCGCAAAATCTTATGCCGAGCGATTGTTTGAATATCCTGAAATCGGCCCATTAACCAAGCAAGATGCAGAGAAGGCGCTGGCCAGACCGGCTGCGCAACATCAAGTCAGCTTTGATACTGCTGCACTAAAAGAAATACTCGTGCAAACGCAGTCTTACCCTTACTTTTTACAAGAGTGGGGCAAGCATAGCTGGCATTGTGCAACTCAAAGTCCAATTACTTTGGACGACGTTCAAGCAGCCACTGAACTTGCTGTTTCAGAACTGGATGCAAGTTTTTTTAGAGTACGATTTGACAGGCTGACCCCCTCAGAAAAACTGTATCTGCGCGCCATGGCTGAACTCGGCCCAGGACCACACAGGTCTGGTGACATCGCACACTTACTAAACAAGGATGTCAATAAAGTCGCACCTACTCGCGCGACACTGATAAACA